A single genomic interval of Arachis duranensis cultivar V14167 chromosome 7, aradu.V14167.gnm2.J7QH, whole genome shotgun sequence harbors:
- the LOC110273889 gene encoding replication factor A protein 1-like, whose amino-acid sequence MLELVVMDHLGDRIQCSIRNHQRRQFEHEVSEGSIYTISNFTVSSNDLKYKATNHASRIYFKRDTQVRMVQDPTFPQHVFRFMPNELILNHTNAQSHLIDVIGLLTAKGDIIEFTKNGKKCIYIVIELDDMQGKGKIRCTLWEEFATQLVKHMEEQPTTEYILILQFAKFNLFKGTMGISNTNHNSIMHINADFQEVKDFRKSLIMSGVPSANQLTQIVAEPAYSLEEDLINNSIYKPISELKETFEAGTFVTIGTVIAIDPKNGWWYKSCKQCFTSLREAENSYHCAKCNSHPLTHTPRYSINMKVADDTDTAIFLLYDKEASRYLGISASDLRLAQLTRGGVHEEYPTELNALVGKKFLFKLIVKMEDVNAFQPCKIVVAKLCEEDTIMNKFLEKNNICEQSVGVENSELLSMNTDSAETPKDTSAPSTENSMEVPLDAFSTPKSKIITGGWSKKLIDVYPEDLDASSSKRRKATNGDKATLAKEHHD is encoded by the exons ATGTTGGAGCTGGTGGTCATGGATCATTTG GGAGATCGCATCCAATGCTCAATTAGAAACCATCAAAGAAGGCAGTTTGAGCATGAAGTGTCTGAGGGGAGTATATACACAATCTCCAACTTCACAGTCTCCTCGAATGATTTAAAGTACAAGGCCACTAACCATGCTAGCAGAATATATTTCAAAAGGGATACTCAAGTGAGGATGGTTCAGGATCCAACCTTTCCTCAACATGTTTTTCGCTTCATGCCCAACGAATTAATCCTTAACCACACTAATGCACAATCTCATCTAATTG ATGTCATTGGCCTTCTCACTGCTAAGGGCGACATCATTGAATTCACTAAGAATGGGAAGAAGTGCATTTACATTGTGATAGAGCTTGATGATATGCA GGGAAAGGGTAAGATCCGTTGCACACTGTGGGAAGAGTTTGCAACCCAACTGGTGAAGCATATGGAGGAACAACCAACAACAGAGTACATCCTAATTTTACAATTTgcaaaattcaatctcttcaAAG GTACAATGGGTATATCAAATACCAATCACAATTCTATTATGCACATCAATGCTGATTTTCAGGAGGTGAAGGACTTTCGAAAGAG TCTTATAATGTCAGGAGTCCCATCTGCGAATCAACTCACCCAAATAGTTGCTGAACCAGCATATTCCCTTGAAGAAGACCTCATCAACAATTCCATTTATAAGCCCATATCTGAGCTAAAAGAGACATTTGAG GCTGGAACCTTTGTCACGATTGGCACCGTCATTGCCATTGATCCGAAGAACGGTTGGTGGTACAAAAGTTGCAAACAATGCTTCACTTCCCTAAGGGAAGCAGAAAATTCATACCATTGTGCAAAGTGCAACTCACACCCCTTGACACACACCCCAAG GTATAGCATTAATATGAAGGTTGCTGATGACACTGACACAGCTATTTTCTTGCTGTACGACAAAGAAGCCTCCAGATACTTGGGTATCTCTGCCTCTGATCTAAggctcgcacaactaactagg GGAGGAGTCCATGAGGAATATCCAACTGAGCTGAATGCATTGGTGGGGAAGAAATTCCTGTTCAAGTTAATTGTTAAGATGGAAGATGTCAATGCATTCCAACCCTGCAAGATTGTTGTTGCTAAACTTTGTGAGGAGGACACAATTATGAACAAGTTTCTTGAAAAGAACAACATATGTGAG CAAAGTGTGGGTGTTGAGAATTCTGAATTGCTTAGCATGAACACCGACTCTGCTGAGACCCCCAAG gacACAAGTGCCCCATCTACTGAGAATTCAATGGAGGTTCCGTTGGATGCATTCTCAACCCCCAAGAGCAAGATAATTACTGGTGGATGGTCCAAGAAACTAATTGATGTCTACCCAGAAGATCTTGATGCATCGTCTTCAAAGCGTAGGAAGGCCACCAACGGCGACAAGGCAACTCTTGCCAAAGAACATCATGATTAG
- the LOC127740618 gene encoding uncharacterized protein LOC127740618 isoform X1, with protein sequence MQENMGSHNFHRQGRYFYMEINPDMDMGEIPSIFFRKFRDAVPNFITFHDFAGNKVDAVIEKCHRTAIIVCGYNNLATLYGLKEGGWLSVCYVGKEKFLITEVRDHNMITKVLCFPPLKLTIAIKPSVGVDGIIELSNHTSSASLLIQDTISSKLGQPPDEPRNAESNHSNPEDLCNAAHLIPTRVVDSINHVEDTIYPGLEAPYNMTTTPYSNQILALPNYDSMKTFLSLTGFPAMANIFQPTNEFPPPIVSVANVDASNTSINAVNHDGGSSPNVHSPNPPDPNGNISAPPSPPLPEFHSVVRVISEYQSTHYSMLLPSGFAAQAFPSRLDFVRIHELHKAPVVMKLRWRSPRSSEAFLTRGWRKFSVEHGLRCGSVLRLSVPIDDETTMYITMLRW encoded by the exons ATGCAAGAAAACATGGGCTCCCACAACTTCCACCGTCAGGGTCGTTACTTCTACATGGAGATCAATCCAGACATG GACATGGGTGAAATTCCATCCATTTTCTTTAGGAAATTCAGGGATGCTGTACCGAACTTTATCACATTCCATGACTTTGCGGGAAATAAAGTCGATGCTGTAATTGAGAAGTGTCACCGTACAGCCATAATCGTTTGTGGTTACAACAACCTAGCTACCCTGTATGGTCTAAAAGAAGGAGGTTGGTTGAGCGTATGTTATGTTGGTAAGGAGAAATTCCTCATAACTGAGGTCAGGGACCACAATATGATTACTAAAGTGCTTTGCTTTCCACCGTTGAAGCTTACTATTGCCATCAAGCCGTCGGTTGGTGTGGATGGAATTATAGAACTTTCAAACCACACGTCGTCTGCAAGCCTGCTCATCCAAGATACCATCTCTTCTAAGCTAGGTCAACCCCCTGATGAACCTCGAAATGCAGAAAGCAACCACTCAAACCCTGAAGATCTATGCAATGCTGCTCATTTAATCCCAACCCGTGTAGTGGACTCCATAAACCATGTTGAGGATACTATTTATCCTGGGCTCGAGGCTCCGTATAATATGACAACAACGCCATATTCTAATCAGATTTTAGCTCTACCAAATTATGATTCAATGAAGACCTTTCTCTCATTGACGGGCTTCCCTGCCATGGCAAACATATTCCAACCCACAAACGAATTTCCTCCACCTATAGTTTCAGTTGCTAATGTCGATGCATCCAACACTTCCATTAATGCTGTCAACCATGATGGAGGTAGCTCTCCCAACGTTCATAGTCCCAATCCACCCGACCCCAATGGGAATATTTCGGCTCCACCTTCGCCTCCACTCCCAGAGTTCCACTCAGTTGTGAGGGTTATCTCTGAATACCAGTCTACCCACTATTCAATG CTTCTTCCTTCGGGATTTGCGGCCCAAGCATTTCCTTCAAGACTAGACTTTGTGCGCATTCACGAACTCCACAAGGCACCTGTTGTGATGAAGCTTCGTTGGAGGAGTCCTAGGTCATCTGAGGCCTTCCTTACAAGGGGGTGGCGCAAATTTTCTGTTGAGCATGGATTGCGGTGTGGTAGTGTTCTGCGCCTAAGTGTTCCAATCGATGATGAAACCACGATGTACATAACTATGTTACGTTGGTAG
- the LOC127740618 gene encoding uncharacterized protein LOC127740618 isoform X2 yields the protein MGEIPSIFFRKFRDAVPNFITFHDFAGNKVDAVIEKCHRTAIIVCGYNNLATLYGLKEGGWLSVCYVGKEKFLITEVRDHNMITKVLCFPPLKLTIAIKPSVGVDGIIELSNHTSSASLLIQDTISSKLGQPPDEPRNAESNHSNPEDLCNAAHLIPTRVVDSINHVEDTIYPGLEAPYNMTTTPYSNQILALPNYDSMKTFLSLTGFPAMANIFQPTNEFPPPIVSVANVDASNTSINAVNHDGGSSPNVHSPNPPDPNGNISAPPSPPLPEFHSVVRVISEYQSTHYSMLLPSGFAAQAFPSRLDFVRIHELHKAPVVMKLRWRSPRSSEAFLTRGWRKFSVEHGLRCGSVLRLSVPIDDETTMYITMLRW from the exons ATGGGTGAAATTCCATCCATTTTCTTTAGGAAATTCAGGGATGCTGTACCGAACTTTATCACATTCCATGACTTTGCGGGAAATAAAGTCGATGCTGTAATTGAGAAGTGTCACCGTACAGCCATAATCGTTTGTGGTTACAACAACCTAGCTACCCTGTATGGTCTAAAAGAAGGAGGTTGGTTGAGCGTATGTTATGTTGGTAAGGAGAAATTCCTCATAACTGAGGTCAGGGACCACAATATGATTACTAAAGTGCTTTGCTTTCCACCGTTGAAGCTTACTATTGCCATCAAGCCGTCGGTTGGTGTGGATGGAATTATAGAACTTTCAAACCACACGTCGTCTGCAAGCCTGCTCATCCAAGATACCATCTCTTCTAAGCTAGGTCAACCCCCTGATGAACCTCGAAATGCAGAAAGCAACCACTCAAACCCTGAAGATCTATGCAATGCTGCTCATTTAATCCCAACCCGTGTAGTGGACTCCATAAACCATGTTGAGGATACTATTTATCCTGGGCTCGAGGCTCCGTATAATATGACAACAACGCCATATTCTAATCAGATTTTAGCTCTACCAAATTATGATTCAATGAAGACCTTTCTCTCATTGACGGGCTTCCCTGCCATGGCAAACATATTCCAACCCACAAACGAATTTCCTCCACCTATAGTTTCAGTTGCTAATGTCGATGCATCCAACACTTCCATTAATGCTGTCAACCATGATGGAGGTAGCTCTCCCAACGTTCATAGTCCCAATCCACCCGACCCCAATGGGAATATTTCGGCTCCACCTTCGCCTCCACTCCCAGAGTTCCACTCAGTTGTGAGGGTTATCTCTGAATACCAGTCTACCCACTATTCAATG CTTCTTCCTTCGGGATTTGCGGCCCAAGCATTTCCTTCAAGACTAGACTTTGTGCGCATTCACGAACTCCACAAGGCACCTGTTGTGATGAAGCTTCGTTGGAGGAGTCCTAGGTCATCTGAGGCCTTCCTTACAAGGGGGTGGCGCAAATTTTCTGTTGAGCATGGATTGCGGTGTGGTAGTGTTCTGCGCCTAAGTGTTCCAATCGATGATGAAACCACGATGTACATAACTATGTTACGTTGGTAG
- the LOC127739666 gene encoding uncharacterized protein LOC127739666, translating into MKHYNDGLKEEEQYEVTGTRGKVCRYFKKLGYIRLLHFIAEPKYTKNMPNASEDTAKHFYARVHQMPNRETHVDYCKLQEEPSPRGPSLHEVVPLCCETCGLKDLKALESKSLELSADGEGGKEEYWNSGYHTSTPPKLIVACRNPEFIAEQAARKKKKR; encoded by the exons ATGAAACACTACAATGATGGGCTAAAAGAG GAAGAGCAATACGAGGTTACTGGTACTCGTGGAAAAGTGTGCCGTTATTTCAAAAAACTTGGGTATATACGGCTACTGCACTTTATAGCTGAGcctaaatatactaaaaacatgccCAATGCATCAGAGGATACTGCTAAGCACTTTTATGCCAGGGTTCATCAAATGCCTAATCGTGAAACTCATGTGGATTACTGTAAACTGCAAGAAGAACCCTCACCACGTG GTCCTTCTCTACATGAAGTTGTTCCCTTGTGCTGTGAAACTTGTGGTCTTAAGGATCTGAAAGCACTTGAGTCAAAATCATTGGAATTGAG TGCTGATGGTGAAGGAGGAAAGGAGGAGTATTGGAA CAGTGGTTATCACACCTCCACTCCTCCAAAACTTATTGTGGCATGCAGAAACCCAGAGTTCATAGCAGAACAAGCCgccagaaaaaagaaaaaacgttGA